A single Curtobacterium sp. MCSS17_015 DNA region contains:
- a CDS encoding DinB family protein, with amino-acid sequence MAIEPDTKNWTWVIESACPDCGFDGSAVTIRDVPAVIDANSDGWPEQLRRPDVRERPDDATWSPLEYGAHVRDVHRKMTERLELMLAEDDPLFPNWDQDATAVDERYGEQDPATVAEELQAAARRAAHAFTAVRDDQLDRTGRRSDGSGFTVATLAVYYAHDPVHHLWDVQHAR; translated from the coding sequence GTGGCGATCGAACCGGACACGAAGAACTGGACCTGGGTCATCGAGTCGGCGTGCCCGGACTGCGGCTTCGACGGCAGCGCGGTGACGATCCGGGACGTGCCGGCGGTCATCGACGCGAACTCGGACGGGTGGCCCGAGCAACTCCGCCGACCCGACGTGCGGGAGCGCCCGGACGACGCGACCTGGTCACCGCTGGAGTACGGCGCGCACGTCCGTGACGTCCACCGGAAGATGACGGAGCGCCTCGAGCTGATGCTCGCCGAGGACGATCCGCTCTTCCCGAACTGGGACCAGGACGCGACCGCCGTCGACGAACGGTACGGCGAGCAGGACCCCGCGACGGTCGCCGAGGAGCTGCAGGCCGCCGCACGTCGGGCAGCGCACGCCTTCACCGCCGTCCGCGACGACCAGCTCGACCGCACCGGACGCCGCTCCGACGGCAGTGGCTTCACGGTCGCGACGCTCGCGGTCTACTACGCCCACGATCCGGTCCACCACCTGTGGGACGTGCAGCACGCTCGCTGA